A window of Vigna unguiculata cultivar IT97K-499-35 chromosome 4, ASM411807v1, whole genome shotgun sequence contains these coding sequences:
- the LOC114182377 gene encoding EID1-like F-box protein 2 isoform X3, translated as MKNVKEMILTKQYRCVHSASCQCTKGHLSEDVIFLVFQHLNWNPNLIATLSCACKWFDDIAKRVLWKEFCRTRAPKMMLDLQSSGSHSADGNWRALGKLLIFCSGCTQGGLFDNVEVPGHFVNKTRFSKTLGKSFLMPQCLNDVLYVSEPCEHIDQGEAGDLGFFRGIFKSFASSNVKKMIVNRGAQLHPNEICPYCKAKLWSMLQANMIPQSAKCRLGSHKDYIEYYVCLNGHLLGVCTLLPLSDSEDVSENE; from the exons ATGAAAAAT GTGAAGGAAATGATTCTCACTAAGCAGTATCGATGTGTACATTCAGCTAGCTGTCAATGCACCAAGGGACATTTAAGTGAAGATGTGATATTCTTGGTGTTTCAGCATTTGAATTGGAACCCCAATCTAATTGCTACTCTGTCATGTGCATGCAAATGGTTTGATGATATTGCTAAGAGAGTTTTATGGAAAGAGTTTTGTAGAACAAGAGCTCCTAAGATGATGCTTGATCTGCAATCCAGTGGAAGCCACAGTGCAGATGGGAACTGGAGGGCTCTGGGGAAGCTTCTCATATTCTGTTCTGGTTGCACACAAGGTGGTTTGTTCGATAATGTTGAGGTTCCTGGTCATTTTGTTAACAAGACAAGGTTTTCTAAAACATTAGGAAAGAGCTTTCTCATGCCACAGTGTCTGAATGATGTTTTGTATGTGTCTGAGCCTTGTGAGCATATTGACCAAGGTGAAGCTGGTGATTTAGGATTCTTCAGAGGAATTTTCAAGTCGTTTGCATCATCAAACGTTAAGAAGATGATAGTTAACAGAGGTGCACAGCTCCATCCAAATGAGATTTGCCCCTATTGTAAGGCAAAATTGTGGAGCATGCTGCAGGCCAATATGATTCCACAAAGTGCTAAGTGCAGGTTGGGTTCCCATAAAGATTATATTGAGTATTATGTCTGCCTAAATGGTCACTTGCTTGGGGTCTGCACATTGTTACCACTGTCTGATTCAGAGGATGTATCTGAAAATGAGTAA
- the LOC114182377 gene encoding EID1-like F-box protein 2 isoform X1, which yields MKNVKEMILTKQYRCVHSASCQCTKGHLSEDVIFLVFQHLNWNPNLIATLSCACKWFDDIAKRVLWKEFCRTRAPKMMLDLQSSGSHSADGNWRALGKLLIFCSGCTQGGLFDNVEVPGHFVNKTRFSKTLGKSFLMPQCLNDVLYVSEPCEHIDQGEAGDLGFFRGIFKSFASSNVKKMIVNRGAQLHPNEICPYCKAKLWSMLQANMIPQSAKCRLGSHKDYIEYYVCLNGHLLGVCTLLPLSDSEDVSENELEFNLNMKFG from the exons ATGAAAAAT GTGAAGGAAATGATTCTCACTAAGCAGTATCGATGTGTACATTCAGCTAGCTGTCAATGCACCAAGGGACATTTAAGTGAAGATGTGATATTCTTGGTGTTTCAGCATTTGAATTGGAACCCCAATCTAATTGCTACTCTGTCATGTGCATGCAAATGGTTTGATGATATTGCTAAGAGAGTTTTATGGAAAGAGTTTTGTAGAACAAGAGCTCCTAAGATGATGCTTGATCTGCAATCCAGTGGAAGCCACAGTGCAGATGGGAACTGGAGGGCTCTGGGGAAGCTTCTCATATTCTGTTCTGGTTGCACACAAGGTGGTTTGTTCGATAATGTTGAGGTTCCTGGTCATTTTGTTAACAAGACAAGGTTTTCTAAAACATTAGGAAAGAGCTTTCTCATGCCACAGTGTCTGAATGATGTTTTGTATGTGTCTGAGCCTTGTGAGCATATTGACCAAGGTGAAGCTGGTGATTTAGGATTCTTCAGAGGAATTTTCAAGTCGTTTGCATCATCAAACGTTAAGAAGATGATAGTTAACAGAGGTGCACAGCTCCATCCAAATGAGATTTGCCCCTATTGTAAGGCAAAATTGTGGAGCATGCTGCAGGCCAATATGATTCCACAAAGTGCTAAGTGCAGGTTGGGTTCCCATAAAGATTATATTGAGTATTATGTCTGCCTAAATGGTCACTTGCTTGGGGTCTGCACATTGTTACCACTGTCTGATTCAGAGGATGTATCTGAAAATGA ATTGGAATTCAATCTTAACATGAAATTTGGTTGA
- the LOC114182377 gene encoding EID1-like F-box protein 2 isoform X2: MILTKQYRCVHSASCQCTKGHLSEDVIFLVFQHLNWNPNLIATLSCACKWFDDIAKRVLWKEFCRTRAPKMMLDLQSSGSHSADGNWRALGKLLIFCSGCTQGGLFDNVEVPGHFVNKTRFSKTLGKSFLMPQCLNDVLYVSEPCEHIDQGEAGDLGFFRGIFKSFASSNVKKMIVNRGAQLHPNEICPYCKAKLWSMLQANMIPQSAKCRLGSHKDYIEYYVCLNGHLLGVCTLLPLSDSEDVSENELEFNLNMKFG; the protein is encoded by the exons ATGATTCTCACTAAGCAGTATCGATGTGTACATTCAGCTAGCTGTCAATGCACCAAGGGACATTTAAGTGAAGATGTGATATTCTTGGTGTTTCAGCATTTGAATTGGAACCCCAATCTAATTGCTACTCTGTCATGTGCATGCAAATGGTTTGATGATATTGCTAAGAGAGTTTTATGGAAAGAGTTTTGTAGAACAAGAGCTCCTAAGATGATGCTTGATCTGCAATCCAGTGGAAGCCACAGTGCAGATGGGAACTGGAGGGCTCTGGGGAAGCTTCTCATATTCTGTTCTGGTTGCACACAAGGTGGTTTGTTCGATAATGTTGAGGTTCCTGGTCATTTTGTTAACAAGACAAGGTTTTCTAAAACATTAGGAAAGAGCTTTCTCATGCCACAGTGTCTGAATGATGTTTTGTATGTGTCTGAGCCTTGTGAGCATATTGACCAAGGTGAAGCTGGTGATTTAGGATTCTTCAGAGGAATTTTCAAGTCGTTTGCATCATCAAACGTTAAGAAGATGATAGTTAACAGAGGTGCACAGCTCCATCCAAATGAGATTTGCCCCTATTGTAAGGCAAAATTGTGGAGCATGCTGCAGGCCAATATGATTCCACAAAGTGCTAAGTGCAGGTTGGGTTCCCATAAAGATTATATTGAGTATTATGTCTGCCTAAATGGTCACTTGCTTGGGGTCTGCACATTGTTACCACTGTCTGATTCAGAGGATGTATCTGAAAATGA ATTGGAATTCAATCTTAACATGAAATTTGGTTGA
- the LOC114182378 gene encoding uncharacterized protein LOC114182378 codes for MDFPAEENEEGNVEELMMMEGVASIALLPCGSISGHFIQLPHSTCYGLSGTELACERECSRGEDYRVIKLTITDFNTKKEQATIVECKGHDAARFHSIDHIHGWGKDITGMVEQKDGKKRISVSFECETLKADKAAEDHIKKFMPKLAGLDAVVNIGKMKISGLDFGAEEDEETE; via the exons ATgg ATTTTCCGGCAGAGGAAAACGAAGAGGGGAACGTGGAAGAGTTGATGATGATGGAAGGAGTAGCATCAATAGCATTGTTGCCGTGTGGCTCTATCTCAGGACACTTCATCCAACTTCCACATTCTACTTGCTATGGCCTTTCTGGCACTG AATTGGCATGTGAAAGGGAATGCAGTAGGGGTGAGGATTATCGCGTCATCAAACTCACGATCACAGATTTCAAT ACAAAGAAAGAGCAAGCCACTATTGTGGAGTGCAAAGGCCACGACGCTGCAAGATTCCACAGCATTGATCATATTCATGG TTGGGGTAAGGATATCACTGGTATGGTTGAGCAAAAGGATGGGAAGAAAAGAATCTCTGTTTCATTCGAGTGTGAGACACTGAAAGCCGATAAGGCAGCAGAAGATCACATCAAGAAATTCATGCCAAAGTTAGCCGGGCTGGATGCTGTTG TTAACAtaggaaagatgaaaatttctGGATTGGATTTTGGAGCAGAGGAAGATGAAGAGACTGagtag
- the LOC114181870 gene encoding chaperone protein ClpB3, chloroplastic-like yields MASTTSFPGLALRPSVPIRSHRSHARLAQCPVSFGFPANPTSLKSLNSVPSKKREAFSNGSSRTRRNLAPFSVRCAVSSSGKITQQEFTEMAWQAIITAPEVAKENKHQIVETEHLMKALLEQKNGLARRIFSKVGVDNTRLLEATDKHIKRQPKVLGESGGSMLGRDLEALIQRARDFKKEYGDSFVSVEHLVLGFAQDKRFAKILFRDFQISEQGLKSAIESIRGRQSVIDQDPEGKYESLEKYGKDLTAMAKAGKLDPVIGRDDEIRRCIQILSRRTKNNPVLIGEPGVGKTAISEGLAQRIVQGDVPQALMNRRLISLDMGALIAGAKYRGEFEDRLKAVLKEVTESDGQIILFIDEIHTVVGAGATNGAMDAGNLLKPMLGRGELRCIGATTLDEYRKYIEKDPALERRFQQVFVDQPSVEDTISILRGLRERYELHHGVRISDSALVDAAILSDRYISGRFLPDKAIDLVDEAAAKLKMEITSKPTALDEINRSVLKLEMERLSLMNDTDKASKDRLNRLETELSLLKGKQDELNGQWEHEKSVMTRLQSIKEEIDRVNVEIQQAEREYDLNRAAELKYGSLNSLQRQLESVEKELHEYMNSGKSMLREEVSGNDIAEIVSKWTGIPISKLQQSEREKLLYLEEELHKRVVGQDPAVKAVAEAIQRSRAGLSDPHRPIASFMFMGPTGVGKTELAKALASYLFNTEEALVRIDMSEYMEKHTVSRLIGAPPGYVGYEEGGQLTETVRRRPYAVILFDEIEKAHSDVFNVFLQILDDGRVTDSQGRTVSFTNTVIIMTSNVGSQYILNTDNDTVPKESAYETIKQRVMDAARSIFRPEFMNRVDEYIVFRPLDRDQIGSIVRLQLERVQKRIADRKMKIQVTEAAIQLLGSLGYDPNYGARPVKRVIQQNVENELAKGILRGEFRDEDTILVDTEVTAFANGQLPQQKLVFRRVGTDAESSSTVKDNREGFPQIL; encoded by the exons ATGGCCTCTACAACGTCGTTTCCGGGTCTTGCTCTTCGTCCCTCTGTTCCAATTCGCAGCCACAGAAGTCACGCTCGATTGGCACAGTGTCCAGTCTCCTTTGGCTTTCCTGCGAACCCCACTTCGTTGAAGAGTTTGAATTCAGTGCCGTCGAAGAAAAGAGAAGCTTTCTCTAATGGGTCTTCGAGAACGCGAAGAAACCTCGCGCCGTTCTCTGTTCGCTGCGCAGTTTCATCAAGTGGAAAA ATTACACAACAAGAATTCACAGAAATGGCATGGCAAGCGATTATCACTGCACCAGAAGTGGCTAAGGAGAACAAGCATCAGATTGTGGAGACTGAGCACTTGATGAAAGCTTTGTTAGAGCAAAAGAATGGGCTTGCTCGCCGGATCTTTTCTAAGGTTGGGGTAGATAATACTCGGCTTCTAGAGGCCACTGATAAGCACATCAAGCGGCAACCCAAG GTTCTTGGGGAATCAGGTGGATCAATGTTGGGGCGTGATTTGGAGGCATTGATTCAGAGAGCCAGGGACTTCAAGAAAGAATATGGAGACTCATTTGTGTCAGTTGAGCACCTTGTTCTTGGTTTTGCCCAAGATAAACGATTTGCGAAGATTTTGTTTAGAGATTTTCAAATATCTGAGCAAGGTCTTAAATCTGCCATAGAGTCCATAAGGGGACGCCAGTCAGTTATTGACCAAG ATCCTGAAGGAAAGTACGAATCCTTGGAAAAGTATGGGAAAGATTTGACAGCAATGGCTAAAGCAGGAAAACTTGACCCAGTCATAGGAAGAGATGATGAAATACGCAGATGCATTCAAATTCTCTCCAGGAGAACAAAGAATAATCCTGTGCTAATTGGAGAGCCTGGTGTTGGAAAAACAGCAATCTCTGAAGG ACTTGCTCAAAGAATTGTTCAAGGAGATGTTCCTCAAGCTTTGATGAATCGAAGG CTCATATCCCTTGATATGGGCGCACTTATTGCAGGAGCAAAGTATCGGGGAGAATTTGAAGATAGACTGAAAGCTGTTCTCAAAGAAGTAACAGAATCTGATGGTCAGATTATCCTTTTCATTGACGAAATCCATACAGTTGTTGGGGCAG GTGCTACAAATGGTGCTATGGATGCTGGTAATCTCTTAAAGCCTATGCTTGGTCGGGGGGAGCTGCGATGTATAGGTGCAACAACATTAGATGAGTATCGAAAGTATATTGAGAAGGACCCTGCACTTGAGCGCCGTTTCCAGCAAGTTTTTGTTGACCAACCATCAGTTGAAGATACCATTTCAATACTGAGGGGACTGCGGGAAAGATATGAACTGCATCATGGTGTTCGCATTTCTGACAGTGCACTTGTAGATGCTGCAATTCTCTCGGATAGATACATAAGTGGGAGGTTTCTGCCGGATAAAG CTATTGATCTGGTTGATGAAGCAGCTGctaaattaaaaatggaaatTACTTCAAAACCTACTGCGCTTGATGAGATTAATAGGTCAGTCTTGAAACTCGAGATGGAGAGGCTCTCTCTCATGAATGATACAGACAAGGCTTCTAAAGATAGATTAAATCGACTTGAGACAGAACTCTCTCTCTTAAAAGGGAAACAGGATGAATTGAATGGGCAATGGGAGCATGAAAAGTCTGTAATGACTCGTCTGCAATCTATTAAAGAGGAG ATAGACAGGGTAAATGTTGAGATTCAACAGGCTGAGCGAGAGTATGATCTTAATCGCGCTGCTGAATTAAAGTATGGCAGTCTTAACTCCCTACAACGACAACTTGAAAGTGTAGAAAAGGAGTTACACGAGTATATGAACTCTGGTAAGTCTATGCTGAGAGAAGAAGTTAGTGGGAATGATATTGCTGAAATTGTAAGCAAGTGGACTGGTATTCcaatttcaaaacttcaacAATCAGAGCGAGAGAAGCTATTGTATTTAGAGGAAGAGCTTCATAAGCGTGTTGTTGGTCAAGATCCTGCTGTTAAGGCAGTAGCTGAGGCTATCCAACGATCAAGAGCAGGTCTTTCAGATCCCCACCGTCCGATCGCTAGCTTCATGTTTATGGGACCCACCGGTGTAGGAAAGACTGAGCTAGCCAAAGCCCTTGCTTCTTATTTGTTCAACACAGAAGAAGCACTTGTACGAATTGACATGAGTGAATACATGGAAAAACATACGGTCTCAAGATTGATTGGGGCTCCACCAGGATATGTTGGGTATGAAGAGGGAGGGCAACTAACAGAGACAGTTCGCCGCAGACCTTATGCTGTCATTTTGTTCGATGAGATTGAGAAGGCACACTCAGATGTTTTCAATGTTTTCCTTCAAATCTTGGATGATGGAAGAGTAACTGATTCACAGGGCAGGACTGTAAGTTTTACCAACACGGTTATCATTATGACCTCAAATGTTGGATCACAGTACATTCTCAACACAGATAATGACACTGTGCCCAAAGAGTCAGCATACGAAACCATAAAGCAGAGGGTAATGGATGCAGCAAGATCAATCTTTCGCCCTGAATTCATGAACAGAGTTGATGAGTATATCGTTTTCCGGCCTCTGGACCGCGACCAAATAGGTAGCATTGTCAGGTTACAG TTGGAGAGGGTGCAAAAGAGAATTGCAGATCGCAAGATGAAAATCCAAGTGACAGAAGCTGCAATCCAACTCCTTGGAAGTTTGGGGTATGATCCAAACTACGGTGCCAGGCCGGTCAAGCGAGTGATTCAGCAGAATGTGGAGAATGAACTTGCCAAGGGTATTCTCAGAGGAGAGTTCAGGGATGAAGACACAATTTTAGTGGACACAGAAGTCACAGCATTTGCCAATGGCCAACTTCCCCAGCAAAAGCTAGTCTTTAGGAGGGTTGGAACTGATGCAGAATCCAGTTCTACTGTTAAAGACAACCGAGAAGGCTTTCCACAGATTCTGTGA
- the LOC114181410 gene encoding membrane-anchored ubiquitin-fold protein 2-like translates to MAGSQDQLEIRFRLSDDSDIGPKRYAAATSIATLKESVLAQWPKDKDYGPRTVKDLKLISAGKILENNRTVGECQSPLCDLPGGVTTMHVVVQPPSVEKDRKVASEAQQNKCVCVIL, encoded by the exons ATGGCTGGGAGCCAAGATCAACTAGAGATCAGGTTTCGGTTGAGTGATGATTCGGATATTGGCCCTAAACGTTATGCTGCTGCTACTAGTATTGCAACGCTGAAAGAAAGTGTTCTTGCTCAATGGCCAAAAG ATAAGGACTATGGACCAAGAACTGTTAAAGATTTGAAGTTAATTAGTGCCGGGAAAATATTGGAGAATAACAGAACAGTGGGAGAATGTCAGAGTCCATTGTGTGATCTCCCTGGTGGAGTTACAACAATGCATGTGGTTGTGCAACCACCTTCTGTGGAAAAAG ATAGGAAAGTAGCAAGTGAAGCACAGCAGAACAAATGTGTTTGTGTGATATTATAG